The Candidatus Omnitrophota bacterium genome has a window encoding:
- a CDS encoding YbhB/YbcL family Raf kinase inhibitor-like protein, which produces MDIESDAFKNGGYIPDRYTCDAQDFSPVLSWSNAPQATKSFALIVDDPDASFKVWVHWVIFNIPAETSKLKENITIDELSSLGIVQGTNDFEVLDYRGPCPPQGKPHRYSFKLYALDMKLSLEEGATKSELIKAIQGHIIAETKIVVSYQR; this is translated from the coding sequence TTGGATATTGAGAGCGATGCTTTTAAGAATGGCGGTTATATTCCTGATCGCTACACCTGTGATGCCCAGGATTTTTCTCCGGTTCTTTCCTGGAGCAATGCGCCTCAAGCAACCAAGAGTTTTGCCTTAATTGTCGATGACCCCGATGCTTCGTTTAAGGTTTGGGTCCACTGGGTAATTTTTAATATACCGGCTGAGACTAGCAAGCTCAAAGAGAACATTACCATTGATGAGCTAAGTTCTTTAGGAATAGTTCAGGGAACCAATGACTTTGAAGTTTTGGACTATCGAGGTCCTTGTCCGCCTCAAGGTAAACCCCACCGTTATTCTTTCAAGCTCTACGCTTTAGATATGAAACTTTCGTTGGAGGAGGGAGCGACTAAAAGTGAGCTCATAAAAGCAATCCAGGGTCATATTATCGCTGAAACTAAAATAGTCGTTTCTTATCAGCGTTAA
- the eno gene encoding phosphopyruvate hydratase has protein sequence MAKIKKVKARQVLDSRGNPTVEVDVILTNGVLGRAIVPSGASTGEFEAVELRDNGKAYCGKGVLKAVRNVEKIIFPKIKGKEANFRNIDKIMIKLDGTDNKSKLGANAILAVSLAVAKADAISKKQPLYRYLGGAKGVVLPLPLMNIVNGGVHADNNLDIQEFMIAPLGFSTFSKALAAATETFHSLKSILKNKKLSTSVGDEGGFAPNLKKNEEALDLIIEAIKKAGYKPGKEIALAIDTAASSFYKNGAYLFEGKKRDVNYMIDYYEKIVNKYPIVSIEDGLDENDWCGWSKLTKRLGKKVQLIGDDLFVTNVVRLKKGIKNDITNSILIKVNQIGTLTETIAAIDMAHRAGYTAVISHRSGETEDTTIAHLAVAKATGQIKTGSLSRTDRVAKYNELLRIEEELGKKARYGGKTFKYK, from the coding sequence ATGGCAAAGATTAAAAAAGTAAAAGCAAGGCAGGTTCTTGATTCACGGGGAAACCCCACTGTCGAGGTGGATGTAATTTTAACTAATGGTGTTTTAGGTCGGGCCATAGTTCCCTCAGGAGCTTCAACCGGAGAGTTTGAAGCTGTTGAGTTACGCGATAACGGTAAAGCTTATTGTGGTAAGGGAGTTTTAAAGGCAGTAAGAAATGTTGAGAAAATTATTTTTCCTAAGATAAAAGGCAAAGAAGCTAATTTTCGTAACATTGATAAGATAATGATCAAGCTTGACGGCACTGATAACAAATCAAAATTAGGGGCAAATGCAATACTGGCGGTTTCTTTGGCCGTGGCTAAGGCTGATGCCATATCTAAGAAGCAGCCGCTTTATCGGTACTTAGGTGGTGCAAAGGGTGTTGTTTTGCCGCTTCCTTTGATGAATATTGTTAACGGTGGAGTCCATGCTGATAATAATTTAGATATTCAGGAGTTTATGATTGCGCCATTAGGTTTTAGCACTTTTAGCAAGGCTCTTGCTGCGGCAACTGAGACTTTTCATAGTTTAAAGTCAATTTTAAAGAACAAGAAACTTTCAACCTCAGTAGGCGATGAGGGAGGCTTTGCTCCGAATTTAAAAAAGAATGAAGAGGCCTTGGATTTAATTATTGAGGCTATTAAAAAAGCCGGTTATAAACCGGGTAAAGAGATAGCCTTGGCAATAGACACTGCGGCAAGCTCATTCTATAAGAATGGGGCTTATCTCTTTGAAGGTAAAAAAAGAGATGTTAACTACATGATCGACTACTATGAAAAGATAGTAAATAAATATCCAATTGTTTCGATTGAAGACGGTTTAGATGAAAATGATTGGTGTGGCTGGTCTAAGCTAACAAAAAGATTAGGTAAAAAAGTTCAGCTAATCGGTGACGATCTTTTTGTTACCAATGTAGTGCGTTTGAAGAAAGGAATAAAAAATGATATTACTAACTCTATCTTAATTAAGGTCAATCAAATCGGTACACTTACCGAAACCATAGCTGCAATTGATATGGCCCATCGGGCCGGCTACACAGCGGTTATTTCTCATCGCTCCGGTGAAACTGAAGATACAACTATTGCTCATTTAGCAGTTGCTAAGGCAACTGGTCAGATTAAGACCGGGTCTTTGTCCCGAACTGATAGGGTTGCTAAGTATAATGAACTATTAAGGATAGAGGAAGAATTAGGTAAAAAAGCACGCTATGGCGGTAAAACTTTTAAATATAAATAA
- a CDS encoding septum formation initiator family protein: MAVKLLNINKLKRLKWPVIGCLILIIVTVIYFPNYARIRSLRQENSRLTEEIKKLSVEIIDYEDKLSNLDGDPYLYERIARDDLGIARENEIIIDIEE, translated from the coding sequence ATGGCGGTAAAACTTTTAAATATAAATAAGCTTAAGCGGCTTAAATGGCCGGTTATTGGTTGTTTAATTTTAATTATCGTTACGGTTATTTATTTTCCTAATTATGCAAGGATTAGAAGCCTGCGGCAGGAAAATAGCCGGTTGACTGAGGAGATTAAGAAGTTGTCAGTTGAGATAATTGACTATGAGGATAAGCTTAGTAATCTAGATGGTGATCCTTATCTTTATGAAAGAATTGCTCGTGATGATCTAGGGATAGCCAGAGAGAATGAGATAATTATTGACATCGAAGAATAA